In a genomic window of Muntiacus reevesi chromosome 1, mMunRee1.1, whole genome shotgun sequence:
- the FCGR1A gene encoding LOW QUALITY PROTEIN: high affinity immunoglobulin gamma Fc receptor I (The sequence of the model RefSeq protein was modified relative to this genomic sequence to represent the inferred CDS: inserted 2 bases in 1 codon), whose protein sequence is MLLMIALILGAPVAEQVADPTKAVITLKPPWVSVFREENVTLLCEGPHLPGDTSTQWFLNGTAIKTLTPRYSINGATFNDSGEYKCQTGLSMPSDPVQLEIHSDWLLLQVSSRVITEGDPLVLRCHGWKNMLVYKMLFYKDGKPFRFSHRDSEITIPKTNLSHNGIYHCSGEIRRLYTSAGVSITIKELFPAPVLRTSFSSPHQEGYLVNLSCETKLPSQRPGLQLYFSFYVGNKTLMSRTTSSKYQTFIAKKEDPGLYWCEAATEDGNFIKRSPELELPVLGLQSTSPVWFHFLFYLAVGIMFLVDSVLCIVIHKELQRKKMWNLEIYMDSLDSGHGKKVPPTFKNIDXIKRKQKCQKQEQQLQERKHQEKP, encoded by the exons ATGTTGCTCATGATAGCTCTGATCCTTGGGG CTCCAGTTGCTGAGCAAGTGG CAGACCCCACAAAGGCAGTGATCACCTTGAAGCCTCCATGGGTCAGTGTATTCCGAGAAGAAAATGTAACCTTACTGTGTGAGGGACCCCATCTGCCTGGGGACACCTCCACACAATGGTTTCTCAACGGCACAGCCATTAAGACCCTGACCCCCAGATACAGTATTAATGGAGCTACATTCAATGACAGTGGTGAATACAAGTGCCAGACAGGTCTCTCAATGCCAAGTGACCCTGTACAGCTAGAAATCCACAGTG ACTGGCTACTACTCCAGGTCTCTAGCAGAGTCATCACAGAAGGGGACCCTCTGGTCTTGAGGTGTCATGGATGGAAGAATATGCTGGTGTACAAAATGCTTTTCTACAAAGATGGCAAGCCCTTTAGGTTTTCTCATCGGGATTCTGAAATCACCATTCCGAAAACCAACCTGAGTCACAATGGCATCTATCACTGCTCAGGCGAGATAAGGCGTCTCTACACATCAGCAGGAGTATCGATCACTATAAAAG AGCTATTTCCAGCCCCAGTGCTGAGAACATCCTTCTCATCCCCTCACCAAGAGGGGTATCTGGTCAACCTCAGCTGTGAAACAAAGCTGCCCTCACAGAGGCCTGGTCTGCAGCTTTACTTCTCCTTCTATGTGGGAAACAAGACCCTAATGAGCAGGACCACATCCTCCAAATACCAGACATTCATTGCTAAAAAAGAAGACCCTGGGCTCTACTGGTGTGAAGCTGCCACAGAAGATGGGAATTTTATCAAGCGCAGCCCTGAGCTTGAGCTTCCAGTGCTTG GCCTCCAGTCAACAAGCCCTGtctggtttcattttcttttctatctgGCAGTGGGGATAATGTTTTTGGTGGACAGTGTTTTATGTATTGTAATACATAAGgaactacaaagaaagaaaatgtggaatttagaaatctATATGGACTCTCTGGACTCTGGTCATGGGAAGAAGGTACCTCCTACCTTCAAAAATATAGA aattaaaagaaagcagaaatgtcagaaacaagaacaacaactGCAAGAAAGGAAACACCAGGAGAAGCCCTGA